A part of Haloarchaeobius sp. HME9146 genomic DNA contains:
- a CDS encoding transcription initiation factor IIB family protein, protein MTRSTRQRERELETESSDEQEGVRECPECESDNLVKSSDRGELVCDDCGLVVEEEKIDPGPEWRAFNHQERQEKSRVGAPTTQTMHDKGLTTTIDWKDKDAYGRSISSKKRSQMHRLRKWQERIRTKDAGERNLQFALSEIDRMASALGVPRSVREVASVIYRRALKEDLIRGRSIEGVATSALYAACRKEGIPRSLEEISEVSRVERKEIGRTYRYISQELGLEMKPVDPKKYVPRFCSELELSEEVQTKANEIIETTAEKGLLSGKSPTGYAAAAIYAASLLCNEKKTQREVADVAQVTEVTIRNRYQEQIEAMGIHS, encoded by the coding sequence ATGACACGGTCTACCCGCCAGCGGGAGCGAGAACTCGAGACCGAATCCTCGGACGAGCAAGAAGGGGTCAGGGAGTGCCCCGAGTGCGAATCCGATAATCTGGTCAAGAGTTCCGACAGGGGCGAACTCGTCTGCGACGACTGCGGGCTGGTCGTCGAAGAAGAGAAAATCGACCCCGGTCCAGAGTGGCGCGCCTTCAACCATCAGGAACGACAGGAGAAGTCGCGCGTCGGAGCCCCGACGACACAGACGATGCACGACAAAGGGCTCACGACGACGATCGACTGGAAAGACAAAGACGCATACGGGCGCTCTATCTCTTCGAAGAAACGCAGTCAGATGCATCGGCTGCGCAAGTGGCAAGAGCGTATCCGGACCAAGGACGCCGGCGAACGCAACCTGCAGTTCGCGCTCAGCGAGATCGACCGGATGGCGTCCGCACTCGGTGTGCCGCGCTCGGTCCGCGAGGTCGCGTCGGTGATCTACCGGCGCGCGCTCAAGGAGGACCTCATCCGAGGTCGCTCCATCGAGGGCGTCGCCACGAGTGCACTGTACGCGGCCTGCCGGAAGGAAGGCATTCCGCGAAGTCTCGAAGAGATCTCCGAGGTCTCCCGTGTGGAACGAAAAGAGATCGGCCGGACGTACCGGTACATCTCCCAGGAACTCGGCCTGGAGATGAAGCCGGTCGACCCGAAAAAGTACGTACCGCGGTTCTGTTCTGAACTCGAACTCTCCGAGGAGGTCCAGACGAAAGCAAACGAAATCATCGAAACCACCGCAGAGAAGGGACTGCTCTCGGGCAAGTCTCCCACTGGCTACGCCGCGGCCGCGATCTACGCCGCGTCGCTCCTGTGCAACGAGAAGAAGACCCAGCGTGAGGTCGCCGACGTCGCACAGGTGACGGAAGTCACTATCCGGAACCGCTATCAGGAACAGATCGAAGCGATGGGCATCCACAGCTAG
- a CDS encoding glycosyl hydrolase, which produces MGLLIGTPGGLFRTSDGFETVERTLDARVNRLRVFDAGAFAATPAGLYHSEDGWEWRKLESFAGPVHSMAVSPDEAYWYVGIRPAAVYVSEDGGATWDESDGFQNLPSRDRWRDRAPGDDAAVRTMAVHSSAPDRLAVGVEPGGVFVSVDGGSTWNDRTAGVHDDVHHLLALEIDEYLAATGNGLYRTTDAGRSWLRQDTDFRDFWFNYFRESIAHDGTLYTAANGWGPSAPGGAVFETPVDETGREATRVPYPGEKESFVVSWATDEDDIYAGTLRIDDGFQQRAPGRILRREEHGWIQVGEVPTAARSLATI; this is translated from the coding sequence ATGGGTTTGCTCATCGGTACCCCGGGGGGTCTCTTTCGCACCAGTGACGGCTTCGAGACCGTCGAACGGACGCTCGACGCGCGGGTCAATCGACTTCGCGTGTTCGACGCCGGTGCGTTCGCCGCGACACCGGCCGGTCTCTATCACTCCGAGGACGGCTGGGAGTGGAGGAAACTCGAATCGTTCGCCGGTCCGGTCCACTCGATGGCCGTCAGCCCCGACGAGGCGTACTGGTACGTCGGCATCCGGCCCGCGGCCGTCTACGTCTCCGAGGACGGTGGAGCGACGTGGGACGAGTCCGATGGCTTCCAGAACTTGCCTTCCCGCGACCGCTGGCGCGACCGCGCACCCGGCGACGACGCCGCGGTTCGGACCATGGCCGTCCACAGCAGCGCACCCGACAGGCTCGCGGTCGGTGTCGAACCGGGTGGGGTCTTCGTCAGCGTCGATGGCGGCTCGACCTGGAACGACCGGACTGCCGGGGTCCACGACGACGTCCACCACCTCCTCGCGCTGGAGATAGACGAGTACCTCGCAGCCACCGGGAACGGCCTCTACCGCACCACCGATGCGGGCCGGTCGTGGCTCCGACAGGACACCGACTTTCGCGACTTCTGGTTCAACTACTTCCGCGAGTCCATCGCCCACGACGGGACCCTCTACACTGCCGCGAACGGCTGGGGGCCGTCCGCCCCCGGCGGTGCGGTCTTCGAGACCCCGGTCGACGAGACGGGGCGGGAGGCGACACGCGTTCCGTATCCGGGCGAGAAGGAGTCGTTCGTCGTCTCCTGGGCGACCGACGAGGACGATATCTACGCGGGTACCCTGCGAATCGACGACGGGTTCCAGCAACGCGCTCCAGGCCGTATCCTCCGACGCGAGGAACACGGCTGGATCCAGGTCGGTGAGGTTCCCACTGCCGCGCGGTCGCTCGCCACGATTTAA
- the nreA gene encoding DNA repair protein NreA produces the protein MRLDDYIESLEPDEDARRRQLAKEKSYAITDYLQDFQSRFEETVQGDSLFGATAPSIFVGRTNYPRVSTGLLSPVAEGDPTDFVTDGAWYQQGLGVGDVVERRTGLLNSTRRANVDVNDVWDGFVGVQREVAIAGDPVDLEIGLDGKPNLDLDVDDGIATPRGPRAKATSVDLTENPYVPKPVKKTLEDDDWQAQGAMTYLYRRGFDVYDVNRILSAGALGQGENRRLVPTRWSITAVDDTIGQYLRGQIRHAPSIDSVEVWENEFMGNRYWVVLAPGQWEYELVEMKAPGSVWNPAESGDIWMGSASEGYEGRTGYVDETAGAYYASRLGVLEHLADRGRQAKCLVLREVSDDYWAPVGVWQVRESVRNAFDGEHGEAETFHEAVRTVAQRLPVSLGRLRRKSELVAGLQSSLSDF, from the coding sequence ATGCGGCTCGACGACTACATCGAGAGCCTCGAACCCGACGAGGACGCCAGACGCCGGCAGCTGGCGAAGGAGAAGTCCTACGCCATCACCGACTACCTGCAGGACTTCCAATCGCGGTTCGAGGAGACGGTGCAAGGTGATTCCCTGTTCGGGGCGACGGCACCCTCCATCTTCGTGGGTCGGACCAACTACCCGCGGGTGTCGACCGGTCTGCTCTCGCCGGTCGCCGAGGGGGACCCGACGGACTTCGTCACCGACGGCGCGTGGTACCAGCAGGGCCTCGGTGTCGGCGACGTGGTCGAGCGCCGGACCGGTCTGTTGAACTCGACCCGGCGGGCCAACGTCGACGTGAACGACGTGTGGGACGGCTTCGTCGGTGTCCAGCGCGAGGTGGCCATCGCGGGTGACCCGGTCGACCTGGAGATCGGCCTCGATGGGAAACCGAACCTCGACCTCGACGTCGACGACGGCATAGCCACGCCGCGGGGACCGCGAGCGAAGGCCACGTCGGTCGACCTCACCGAGAACCCGTACGTCCCGAAACCGGTGAAGAAGACGCTGGAGGACGACGACTGGCAGGCCCAGGGCGCGATGACGTACCTCTACCGCCGGGGGTTCGACGTGTACGACGTGAACCGTATCCTCTCGGCGGGCGCGCTCGGCCAGGGCGAGAACCGGCGGCTCGTCCCGACCCGCTGGTCCATCACGGCCGTCGACGACACCATCGGGCAGTACCTCCGCGGGCAGATCCGCCACGCACCGAGCATCGATTCGGTCGAGGTGTGGGAGAACGAGTTCATGGGCAACCGCTACTGGGTCGTCCTCGCGCCGGGGCAGTGGGAGTACGAACTCGTCGAGATGAAGGCCCCGGGGAGCGTCTGGAACCCGGCCGAGTCCGGCGACATCTGGATGGGAAGCGCCTCGGAGGGCTACGAGGGCCGGACGGGGTACGTCGACGAGACGGCCGGCGCGTACTACGCCAGCCGGCTGGGCGTTCTCGAACACCTCGCCGACCGCGGCCGCCAGGCGAAGTGTCTGGTCCTGCGTGAAGTGAGCGACGACTACTGGGCACCGGTCGGCGTCTGGCAGGTCAGGGAGAGCGTCAGGAACGCCTTCGACGGCGAGCACGGTGAGGCGGAGACGTTCCACGAGGCGGTCCGGACGGTCGCCCAGCGCCTTCCGGTCTCACTGGGTCGCCTCCGCAGGAAATCGGAACTCGTCGCGGGGCTCCAGTCGTCGCTGTCTGATTTCTAA
- a CDS encoding DUF302 domain-containing protein — translation MALNIDPDQLSDDDIGKKRATLEMDHEEAVEHVREAFEDAGFGTLVEFSPSEVIKEKTGSEHNPYYVLGACNPEMADRAMEITPEIGGLMPCNVVIWEEEPGRQQVYHVSIMKIARLLGMAPDDDTWDELVADTGELVEQAFANVNDV, via the coding sequence ATGGCACTCAACATCGACCCCGACCAGCTGAGTGACGACGACATCGGCAAGAAGCGTGCGACCCTGGAGATGGACCACGAGGAGGCCGTCGAACACGTCCGCGAGGCGTTCGAAGACGCCGGCTTCGGTACACTCGTCGAGTTCTCGCCCTCCGAGGTCATCAAGGAGAAGACCGGCTCCGAGCACAACCCGTACTACGTCCTCGGTGCGTGCAACCCGGAGATGGCGGACCGTGCGATGGAGATAACGCCGGAGATTGGCGGACTGATGCCCTGTAACGTAGTTATCTGGGAGGAGGAACCCGGCCGCCAGCAGGTCTACCACGTCTCCATCATGAAGATCGCGCGGCTGCTCGGGATGGCTCCCGACGACGACACCTGGGACGAGCTCGTCGCCGACACCGGCGAACTCGTCGAGCAGGCGTTCGCCAACGTCAACGACGTCTGA
- a CDS encoding CPBP family glutamic-type intramembrane protease: MSSLRPSNLSWTQKSLLLGFVLALLWMEFTRYPLNERVVTDTLIFFVGPMALAITHGKNIGYRVDWPAIRNTLLLALFVLPFYVIGSSLPGIRAYYPMWGDWGSTVALDQFAVHALKQFWLVVAVETYYRGLLCVGVGERFGIKAAFISPFVYMIHHIGKPPLEVLLSGPTDVLFGAVDYKSDSLLPSIVAHGAGLVLLDWLVLHEPLIPPETVIGLLRWLPIPV; encoded by the coding sequence CTGTCCTCCCTGCGCCCGTCGAACCTGAGCTGGACACAGAAGTCACTCCTGCTGGGGTTCGTGCTCGCGTTGCTGTGGATGGAGTTCACGCGCTACCCACTGAACGAGCGGGTGGTAACCGACACGCTCATTTTCTTCGTCGGGCCGATGGCGCTCGCGATTACCCACGGGAAGAACATCGGCTACCGGGTCGACTGGCCGGCGATTCGCAACACGCTGTTGCTGGCGCTGTTCGTCCTCCCGTTCTACGTCATCGGGTCGTCGCTCCCGGGTATCCGGGCGTACTACCCGATGTGGGGCGACTGGGGCAGCACCGTCGCACTGGACCAGTTCGCGGTCCACGCGCTCAAGCAGTTCTGGCTGGTCGTCGCCGTCGAGACGTACTACCGTGGGCTGCTCTGTGTCGGCGTCGGTGAACGCTTCGGCATCAAGGCCGCGTTCATCAGCCCGTTCGTCTACATGATCCACCACATCGGGAAGCCACCGCTCGAAGTGCTCCTCTCCGGGCCGACGGACGTGCTGTTCGGCGCAGTCGACTACAAGAGCGACTCGCTGCTCCCCTCCATCGTCGCTCACGGCGCGGGGCTCGTCCTCCTGGACTGGCTGGTCCTGCACGAGCCCCTCATCCCGCCCGAGACCGTCATCGGGTTGCTCCGCTGGCTCCCGATTCCAGTGTAG
- a CDS encoding DUF5789 family protein, which translates to MADDEEEETEPAVELGSGDAVEGAPLARVTSRLTWPIQKSRLEALEGESTIRTPEGPKTISAVLEDIDITYFEKRQEFENAVRDVVGRGAVPTTDE; encoded by the coding sequence ATGGCTGACGACGAGGAAGAGGAGACAGAACCTGCCGTCGAACTCGGGTCCGGTGACGCCGTCGAGGGCGCACCGCTGGCCCGCGTCACGTCCCGACTGACCTGGCCCATCCAGAAGAGCCGTCTCGAAGCGCTCGAGGGCGAGTCCACCATCCGGACGCCCGAGGGTCCGAAGACCATCTCGGCGGTGCTCGAGGACATCGACATCACCTACTTCGAGAAGCGCCAGGAGTTCGAGAACGCCGTCCGCGACGTGGTCGGCCGCGGTGCCGTTCCCACCACAGACGAGTAA
- a CDS encoding DMT family transporter, translating into MTSLADVYEDNVGEVENLRRFYLGMGLFLAGALLTVLGIVVGATDVLAGLGVGIYGSREIAGVLGGLGIPAVLVGVFTVLPASRRIRAAAAIGASVCVLGVALFSRVYPGDWIGSPTASQGMTLLVAVVYFVGVFTAIGCLFSAVVTFKTRNDPGGTVTMQVTREGETKYVEVPEEKVDEVEGEKASAAQYGSVGMFGTQPDGNVETQTNRPGRKASASSGSGSWSNSSPTHPAVNSPTSDGGTTPDDIRSPLDEDAEVMRTEEPSPADKNLADRYCGNCAHFDYVRTNRGIQPYCAHHDEEMDDMEACQSWEPNN; encoded by the coding sequence ATGACTAGCCTCGCGGACGTGTACGAGGACAACGTCGGGGAGGTCGAGAACCTCCGTCGGTTCTACCTCGGGATGGGCCTGTTCCTCGCCGGTGCGCTGTTGACGGTCCTCGGTATCGTAGTCGGTGCGACCGACGTCCTCGCCGGTCTCGGCGTCGGCATCTACGGGTCGAGAGAGATAGCCGGTGTGTTGGGTGGCCTGGGCATCCCCGCCGTGCTCGTGGGCGTGTTCACGGTCCTGCCGGCGAGTCGGCGCATCCGGGCCGCGGCGGCCATCGGTGCCAGCGTCTGCGTGCTCGGCGTCGCGCTGTTCAGCCGTGTCTACCCGGGGGACTGGATCGGTTCGCCGACCGCGAGCCAGGGGATGACCCTGCTCGTCGCGGTCGTCTACTTCGTCGGCGTGTTCACCGCCATCGGGTGCCTGTTCAGCGCGGTCGTGACGTTCAAGACCCGTAACGACCCCGGCGGAACCGTCACCATGCAGGTGACCCGGGAGGGCGAGACGAAGTACGTCGAGGTCCCGGAGGAGAAGGTCGACGAGGTCGAGGGCGAGAAAGCCAGCGCCGCCCAGTACGGCAGCGTCGGGATGTTCGGCACCCAGCCCGACGGGAACGTCGAGACGCAGACGAACCGGCCGGGGCGCAAGGCCAGCGCCTCGTCCGGGTCTGGCTCGTGGTCGAACTCGTCGCCGACCCACCCGGCCGTGAACTCGCCGACCAGCGACGGCGGCACGACTCCGGACGACATCCGGTCGCCGCTGGACGAGGACGCCGAAGTCATGCGGACCGAGGAGCCGAGTCCCGCCGACAAGAACCTCGCCGACCGCTACTGCGGCAACTGCGCGCACTTCGACTACGTCCGGACGAACCGGGGTATCCAGCCCTACTGCGCCCACCACGACGAGGAGATGGACGACATGGAAGCCTGCCAGTCGTGGGAACCGAACAACTGA
- a CDS encoding Mut7-C RNAse domain-containing protein codes for MTRFLLDVMCGGLTSYLRLCGHDTVYALDRDEDDDDRLLAMAADERRTLVTRDVHLSNRAEDAVLLRQRETEDQLAELAAAGVSLTPTDVPTRCGRCNGPVERVAEGSSTPEYAPDDDTPTWRCRDCGQCFWRGSHWDRMCATLERVRAGQG; via the coding sequence ATGACCCGCTTCCTGCTCGACGTGATGTGCGGCGGTCTCACCAGCTACCTCCGGCTCTGCGGCCACGATACCGTCTACGCCCTCGACCGCGACGAGGACGACGACGACCGACTCCTGGCCATGGCGGCCGACGAACGCCGGACCCTCGTCACGCGGGACGTACACCTATCGAACCGGGCCGAGGACGCGGTTCTCCTTCGCCAGCGCGAAACCGAGGACCAGCTCGCGGAACTCGCGGCTGCGGGCGTTTCGCTCACCCCGACCGACGTGCCGACGCGCTGTGGCCGGTGCAATGGCCCGGTCGAACGCGTCGCCGAAGGGTCGTCGACGCCCGAGTACGCCCCTGACGACGACACGCCGACGTGGCGGTGCCGGGACTGCGGGCAGTGCTTCTGGCGCGGGAGTCACTGGGACCGGATGTGTGCGACGTTAGAACGAGTTCGGGCTGGGCAAGGATAG
- the polX gene encoding DNA polymerase/3'-5' exonuclease PolX yields MTLKQDVADRLEEMANLLEADGVEYKPNAYRRAAESVREYPGSFEALVEEGEDAVNELDHVGDAISAKIVEYAETGEIEELTEIRERYPVDMAALLRVEGVGPKTVGTLYDELGVETLEDLESAARAGEIQNVKGFGAKTEQNILDNLEFAKSAGERTLLGDARPVADSVVAYLESVDAAESVEVAGSLRRWRATIGDVDVLVGTEDGEAVVDAFTDWDEADNVIEAGTEKAAVRTDGLRVDLRVVVPDEFGSALQYFTGSKDHNVRLRNYAIERGMKLNEYGAFDVSNVDDPDSGQRVGDRIGGSTEESMYEALDLPWIPPELREDRGEIRAAADGDLPDLLEEDDIRGDLHNHTDWSDGNETIEEMLAGAAEFGHDYLCISDHATGPGVVGGVGVEDEDLLEQADAVREAAEDVDIEVFTGVEANIAADGSISVADEVLDELDVVVASPHAALDGDGTDRIIEAMQHPAVDIIGHPTGRLLNQRKGLDIDPERLAEAAVEHDVALEINSNPHRLDLSGSAVKYAIDAGATIAINTDSHRTATFEYIRYGVHTARRGWAEAADVLNARDAEGVREFLH; encoded by the coding sequence ATGACACTGAAACAGGACGTGGCAGACCGACTCGAAGAGATGGCCAACCTGCTCGAGGCCGACGGCGTCGAGTACAAACCGAACGCGTACCGCCGGGCGGCCGAGAGCGTCCGCGAGTACCCCGGTTCGTTCGAGGCACTCGTCGAGGAGGGTGAGGACGCGGTGAACGAACTCGACCACGTCGGTGACGCCATCAGCGCGAAGATCGTCGAGTACGCCGAGACCGGCGAGATCGAGGAGTTGACCGAGATACGGGAGCGCTATCCCGTCGATATGGCCGCCCTCCTGCGCGTCGAGGGCGTCGGGCCGAAGACGGTCGGTACGCTGTACGACGAACTCGGCGTCGAGACGTTGGAGGACCTCGAATCCGCGGCCCGTGCCGGGGAGATACAGAACGTCAAGGGCTTCGGTGCGAAGACCGAGCAGAACATCCTCGACAATCTGGAGTTCGCGAAGTCCGCGGGCGAACGCACCCTACTGGGGGATGCCCGGCCGGTCGCCGACTCGGTGGTCGCCTACCTCGAGTCCGTCGACGCCGCGGAGTCGGTCGAGGTCGCGGGGTCGCTCCGGCGCTGGCGTGCGACCATCGGCGACGTGGACGTGCTCGTCGGAACCGAGGACGGCGAGGCGGTCGTCGACGCCTTCACCGACTGGGACGAGGCGGACAACGTCATCGAGGCCGGCACGGAGAAGGCAGCGGTCCGAACCGACGGGCTCCGGGTCGACCTCCGCGTGGTCGTCCCCGACGAGTTCGGCTCGGCGCTACAGTACTTCACCGGCAGCAAGGACCACAACGTCCGGTTGCGCAACTACGCCATCGAACGCGGCATGAAGCTCAACGAGTACGGCGCGTTCGATGTTTCGAACGTGGACGACCCCGATTCGGGCCAGCGCGTCGGGGACCGCATCGGCGGCAGTACGGAGGAGTCGATGTACGAGGCCCTCGATTTACCGTGGATTCCGCCGGAGCTGCGCGAAGATAGAGGGGAGATACGGGCGGCCGCCGACGGTGACCTTCCGGACCTCCTCGAGGAGGACGACATCCGCGGCGACCTGCACAACCACACCGACTGGTCCGACGGGAACGAGACCATCGAGGAGATGCTGGCCGGCGCAGCAGAGTTCGGCCACGACTACCTCTGCATCTCCGACCACGCGACCGGTCCCGGTGTCGTCGGCGGCGTCGGTGTCGAGGACGAGGACCTGCTCGAACAGGCCGACGCGGTCCGAGAGGCAGCCGAGGACGTCGACATCGAGGTGTTCACCGGCGTCGAGGCGAACATCGCGGCCGACGGCAGCATCTCGGTCGCGGACGAGGTCCTCGACGAACTGGACGTGGTCGTCGCGTCCCCGCACGCCGCGCTCGACGGCGACGGGACCGACCGGATCATCGAGGCGATGCAACACCCCGCAGTCGACATCATCGGCCACCCGACCGGCCGCCTGCTCAACCAGCGCAAGGGTCTCGATATCGACCCCGAACGCCTCGCCGAGGCTGCGGTCGAACACGACGTTGCACTCGAGATCAACAGCAACCCGCACCGTCTCGACCTCTCGGGGAGCGCCGTGAAGTACGCAATCGACGCGGGCGCGACCATCGCCATCAACACGGACTCCCACCGGACCGCGACGTTCGAGTACATCCGCTATGGCGTCCACACCGCCCGTCGGGGCTGGGCCGAGGCGGCGGACGTGCTCAACGCCCGAGACGCCGAGGGCGTGCGGGAGTTCCTGCACTGA
- a CDS encoding DUF5788 family protein encodes MKEYEKKQLLARADREGATIGADIPDRIDVQGTELDLREFVFEIKRRDTIPPGERERVDEAKKNLRRERLQRRQRIEEDWEALSREEGEELVNAIIGIDRALNALENLGPTNLEQEAMAQEAADQKRWMNFLKKALDR; translated from the coding sequence GTGAAAGAGTACGAGAAGAAGCAGCTCCTCGCGAGGGCCGACCGCGAGGGAGCCACCATCGGTGCGGACATCCCGGACCGCATCGACGTGCAGGGGACGGAGCTCGACCTCCGGGAGTTCGTCTTCGAGATAAAGCGCCGGGACACCATCCCGCCGGGGGAACGCGAGCGCGTCGACGAGGCGAAGAAGAACCTCCGCCGTGAGCGCCTCCAGCGTCGCCAGCGCATCGAGGAGGACTGGGAAGCGCTCTCGCGCGAGGAGGGCGAGGAACTGGTCAACGCTATCATCGGCATCGACCGCGCCCTGAACGCGCTGGAGAACCTCGGCCCGACGAACCTCGAACAGGAGGCGATGGCCCAGGAGGCCGCCGACCAGAAGCGCTGGATGAACTTCCTGAAGAAAGCACTCGACCGCTAA